Proteins from a single region of Lysinibacillus sp. JNUCC-52:
- a CDS encoding DUF2627 domain-containing protein: MARFAAFIVMLIPGLMAAGGIKFMRDTLFGKLISPFPFLWLQFVIGIIFFVVGFGFFAGFLLHRDRKNGKVAPRFQKK; the protein is encoded by the coding sequence ATGGCTCGATTTGCTGCGTTTATTGTAATGCTTATTCCAGGTCTAATGGCTGCAGGTGGCATTAAATTTATGCGTGATACATTATTCGGTAAGCTCATCTCACCTTTCCCATTTTTATGGCTGCAATTTGTTATTGGCATCATTTTCTTTGTTGTAGGCTTTGGCTTTTTCGCAGGCTTTTTACTACACCGCGACCGAAAAAACGGAAAAGTGGCTCCGCGCTTCCAAAAAAAATAA
- a CDS encoding PH domain-containing protein, protein MGLFDGLMGNASEVNLDKLQEEMKEILIPNETIQNAYKIIRDTFIFTNKRLILIDKQGVTGKKTEYHSIPYKNILHFSVETAGTFDLDAELKIWVSGSQVPIQKNFNKSTNIYKVQSVLAEYVLV, encoded by the coding sequence ATGGGTCTTTTTGATGGTTTGATGGGAAATGCAAGCGAAGTGAATTTAGATAAATTACAGGAAGAAATGAAAGAAATATTAATACCAAATGAGACAATTCAAAATGCATATAAAATTATTAGAGATACATTTATCTTTACGAATAAGCGACTAATCTTAATCGATAAACAAGGGGTAACAGGTAAGAAAACGGAATATCATTCGATTCCATATAAGAATATTCTTCATTTTTCTGTTGAGACGGCGGGGACATTTGATTTAGATGCTGAGTTGAAAATTTGGGTATCAGGTAGTCAGGTTCCCATTCAGAAAAATTTCAATAAATCCACTAATATCTACAAAGTTCAAAGTGTATTAGCAGAATACGTGTTAGTGTAG
- the spo0A gene encoding sporulation transcription factor Spo0A, with protein sequence MTKVKVAIADDNRELLKTMEQYFQGHPEIEIIATASNGKVCLQMLEEFSPDILLLDIIMPHLDGLAVLEAMYQNDRMSSIQVIMLTAFGQEDVMKQAVDLGASYFMLKPFEFDQLVQKILHCAGQKAAIPKKSSVLQPTTPQKLNQHQLDSTITAIIKEIGVPAHIKGYSYLREAIQMVFEDIELLGSVTKILYPEIAKKFNTTPSRVERAIRHAIEVAWNRGNYESISSMFGYTVHHLKSKPTNSEFIAMIADKIRIDMMAS encoded by the coding sequence ATGACAAAGGTAAAAGTGGCGATAGCAGATGATAATCGTGAATTATTAAAAACAATGGAGCAGTATTTTCAAGGTCATCCCGAAATTGAAATCATAGCAACTGCTTCAAACGGGAAAGTGTGTCTTCAAATGCTTGAAGAGTTTTCTCCTGATATTTTATTACTGGATATTATTATGCCTCATCTAGATGGATTAGCTGTTTTAGAGGCGATGTACCAAAATGATCGCATGTCTTCCATACAAGTCATCATGCTAACTGCATTTGGTCAAGAAGATGTCATGAAACAAGCAGTGGATTTAGGTGCATCATACTTTATGTTAAAACCGTTTGAATTTGATCAGCTCGTTCAAAAAATATTGCATTGTGCTGGCCAAAAGGCAGCAATACCGAAAAAATCAAGTGTATTACAGCCGACAACTCCTCAAAAATTAAATCAGCATCAGCTTGATAGCACTATTACAGCGATTATTAAAGAAATCGGTGTTCCTGCACATATTAAAGGTTACTCTTATTTACGTGAAGCTATACAAATGGTGTTTGAAGATATCGAGTTATTAGGATCTGTGACGAAAATCCTTTATCCTGAAATTGCAAAAAAATTCAACACAACACCATCACGCGTAGAACGTGCCATTCGTCATGCCATTGAAGTCGCATGGAATCGTGGCAATTACGAGTCTATTTCGTCGATGTTTGGCTACACAGTGCACCATTTAAAGTCTAAACCAACAAATAGCGAATTCATCGCGATGATAGCGGACAAGATTCGTATAGATATGATGGCGAGCTAA
- a CDS encoding DUF342 domain-containing protein has translation MILVRNDNFEISEENGKVFMLTYSAGFPLKEFDGILRSHPRLKLSNFSILKTVLATESTSPVEIGRWLPNVEAEIARDKMSASIFIYETHDYIQKNKEKLTAQITDTLASEGITYGILDFDILKIEPGKAFLIAQGTPPVAGMDAQITYLPKPERKPVIRDDGKADYYDMNFISEISEGSWLGEKIPATLGEPGQNVLGEMIAATPGRDFPIRYDKKSAYEVEEDDKIVIRSKIAGVLDDVKGMIGVNRHLPIHGDVGVETGNLEFNGSLSIKGTVTTGYTVIATGDISIEGAEGVSGAKLIKSIEGDVYIRGGIFGLGSTLVEAGGNIFVKHVNEANLVADDSIHIGFYSLGSQLTAHSIYVDERKGKIIGGRAVAKNTIVTAISGNRLERRTDLIIESVNKQESYALMQNKATQLKQQQTEISELEAKITSLLPLLKQMSTQQIASFEETKQQLSKLKAEAVTMDREIKLMMDEMRHAGKEEIIVTKEAYPGTYIQIGKKSSLLNNMTNGKFLLEFGELNV, from the coding sequence GTGATTCTAGTTCGAAATGATAACTTCGAAATATCGGAAGAAAACGGAAAGGTATTTATGCTTACATATAGTGCGGGATTTCCATTAAAAGAATTTGATGGTATCTTACGTAGTCATCCACGACTAAAGTTATCTAATTTTTCTATTTTAAAAACTGTACTAGCGACAGAAAGCACTAGTCCTGTTGAAATTGGACGCTGGCTTCCAAATGTTGAAGCTGAAATTGCACGAGATAAAATGTCTGCCTCTATATTTATATATGAAACACATGATTACATTCAAAAGAATAAAGAAAAGTTAACAGCACAAATTACTGATACACTAGCTAGCGAAGGCATAACCTATGGCATTTTAGATTTTGATATTTTAAAAATTGAGCCAGGAAAAGCGTTTTTAATTGCACAAGGCACACCACCTGTCGCAGGCATGGATGCGCAAATTACATACTTACCAAAACCAGAGAGAAAACCCGTTATTCGAGATGATGGAAAAGCTGATTACTATGACATGAATTTTATTTCAGAAATTTCTGAAGGATCTTGGCTTGGGGAAAAAATTCCTGCAACGTTGGGCGAGCCTGGTCAAAATGTACTCGGTGAAATGATTGCGGCAACACCAGGTCGTGATTTTCCCATTCGATATGATAAAAAGTCAGCCTATGAAGTAGAAGAGGATGATAAAATTGTCATTCGCTCAAAAATTGCTGGTGTGTTAGACGACGTTAAAGGAATGATTGGGGTTAACCGTCATTTACCTATACATGGAGATGTGGGCGTTGAGACAGGCAATTTAGAGTTCAATGGCTCTTTAAGTATTAAAGGCACCGTTACAACGGGCTATACAGTTATTGCGACTGGAGATATATCAATCGAAGGGGCAGAAGGTGTAAGTGGAGCTAAACTGATTAAATCGATCGAAGGTGATGTATACATTCGTGGAGGTATTTTTGGTTTGGGCTCAACGCTTGTAGAAGCGGGAGGGAATATTTTCGTTAAGCACGTAAATGAAGCTAATTTAGTAGCAGACGATAGTATTCATATCGGCTTTTATTCACTAGGGTCTCAGCTTACTGCTCATTCCATTTATGTTGATGAGCGAAAAGGTAAAATTATTGGCGGACGTGCTGTTGCCAAAAATACAATCGTCACAGCAATCTCTGGTAATCGACTAGAGAGAAGAACGGATTTAATTATCGAAAGTGTTAATAAACAGGAAAGTTATGCTTTGATGCAAAATAAAGCAACTCAGCTAAAGCAACAGCAAACTGAAATTTCAGAACTTGAAGCGAAGATTACGAGTTTATTACCACTTCTTAAGCAAATGTCAACACAACAAATTGCCTCATTTGAAGAAACAAAACAGCAATTATCAAAATTGAAGGCAGAAGCGGTGACAATGGACCGTGAAATAAAGTTAATGATGGACGAAATGCGTCATGCTGGGAAGGAAGAAATTATCGTAACAAAAGAAGCCTACCCAGGTACGTATATTCAAATTGGGAAGAAATCCTCGTTATTAAATAACATGACCAATGGTAAATTTTTACTTGAGTTCGGTGAGTTAAATGTATAA
- a CDS encoding Leu/Phe/Val dehydrogenase, whose translation MEIFKYMEKYDYEQLVFCQDEASGLKAIIAIHDTTLGPALGGARMWTYATEENAIEDALRLARGMTYKNAAAGLNLGGGKTVIIGDPFKDKNEEMFRALGRFIQGLNGRYITAEDVGTTVTDMDLIHEETNYVTGISPAFGSSGNPSPVTAYGVYRGMKAAAKEAFGTDSLEGRTISVQGLGNVAYKLCEYLHNEGAKLVVTDINQAAIDRVVNDFGARAVAPEEIYSQEVDIFSPCALGAILNDETIPQLKAKVIAGSANNQLQDSRHGDYLHELGIVYAPDYVINAGGVINVADELYGYNRERAMKRVDGIYDSIEKIFDISKRDGIPTYVAANRLAEERIARVSKSRSQFLKNEKNILNGR comes from the coding sequence ATGGAAATCTTCAAGTATATGGAAAAGTATGATTATGAACAATTGGTATTTTGCCAAGACGAAGCATCTGGGTTAAAAGCGATTATCGCTATCCATGACACGACACTTGGACCAGCATTAGGTGGTGCTCGTATGTGGACCTACGCGACAGAAGAGAATGCGATAGAGGATGCATTGAGACTAGCACGTGGGATGACATATAAAAACGCGGCTGCTGGTTTAAACCTTGGCGGTGGAAAAACGGTCATTATTGGGGACCCATTTAAAGATAAAAATGAAGAAATGTTCAGAGCTTTAGGGCGTTTCATCCAAGGACTTAACGGTCGCTATATTACAGCTGAGGATGTTGGTACAACAGTAACAGATATGGATTTAATTCATGAAGAAACAAACTATGTTACTGGAATCTCACCAGCGTTCGGTTCATCAGGTAATCCGTCACCAGTAACTGCTTACGGTGTTTATCGTGGTATGAAAGCAGCTGCAAAAGAAGCATTTGGTACGGATTCATTAGAAGGTCGTACAATTTCTGTTCAAGGACTAGGGAATGTTGCTTACAAGCTTTGCGAGTATTTACATAACGAAGGTGCAAAACTTGTTGTAACTGATATTAACCAAGCGGCAATTGATCGTGTAGTGAATGATTTTGGTGCTAGAGCAGTTGCGCCAGAAGAAATCTATTCACAGGAAGTTGATATTTTCTCACCTTGTGCATTAGGAGCTATTCTGAATGACGAAACAATCCCACAATTAAAAGCAAAAGTGATCGCTGGTTCTGCTAATAACCAATTGCAGGATTCTCGACATGGGGATTATTTACATGAGCTAGGTATTGTCTATGCTCCTGACTATGTGATTAATGCTGGTGGCGTAATTAACGTCGCTGATGAATTATACGGCTATAATCGTGAACGTGCGATGAAACGTGTAGATGGTATATACGATAGCATTGAAAAAATCTTTGATATTTCAAAACGTGATGGCATTCCTACTTATGTAGCGGCTAATCGTTTAGCAGAGGAACGCATTGCTCGTGTATCAAAATCGCGCAGTCAGTTTTTAAAAAATGAAAAAAATATTTTGAACGGTCGTTAA
- the recN gene encoding DNA repair protein RecN → MLRELSIRNFAIIEDLTVSFSDGLTVLTGETGAGKSIIIDAVHLLAGGRGNSEFIRHGAKKAELGGLFQISSAAHPVYKKLEEAGIEIEEDSIILRRDLNDSGKSVCRVNGKLVPLSVLRDIGASLIDIHGQHENQELMDEKQHIYLLDHFAEEQLAPILEKYSKQYNEYRALKKELATISIDEQLMAQRIDLYQFQIKELEDANLKLGEEDELLDERRRLMNFNKIFERSSAAYEAIQGETKGLDWIGTAMGALDDAATIDEQFKEASESVTTAFYALQDAAYQVKNVLDELEFDPARLNEVEQRLALFQNLKRKYGSTVEEMIAYYEKIKTELGELLNRDEILQVKERKVLEMEVILGELAEELSHVRKEAANDLSEAIMAELRELHMEKAKFIVNFDTLPYFDVNGKDQVVFYISTNVGEPPKSLPKIASGGELSRMMLALKTIFSSSNGVTSIIFDEVDTGVSGRVAQAIAEKIAAISVNSQVLCISHLPQVAAMADHHYFIKKEVEHDRTFTSLAEIDTHARIEEVSRMMSGAEITELTLQHATELLKMANERKKHMR, encoded by the coding sequence GTGTTAAGAGAGCTTAGTATTCGAAATTTTGCCATTATTGAGGATTTAACAGTTAGTTTTTCAGATGGGCTAACTGTGTTAACAGGAGAAACTGGTGCTGGTAAGTCAATAATTATTGATGCGGTACATTTACTTGCTGGTGGTAGAGGTAATTCGGAATTTATACGTCATGGTGCAAAAAAAGCCGAATTAGGTGGGCTATTTCAAATTTCAAGTGCTGCACATCCTGTATATAAAAAACTGGAGGAGGCAGGCATTGAAATAGAAGAGGATTCCATTATTTTGCGTCGGGACTTAAATGACTCGGGCAAAAGTGTCTGTCGGGTTAATGGTAAATTAGTGCCATTATCGGTTTTGCGTGACATTGGTGCAAGTCTTATTGATATTCATGGTCAACATGAAAACCAAGAACTTATGGATGAAAAGCAACATATTTATTTACTCGATCACTTCGCGGAAGAGCAACTAGCACCAATTCTTGAAAAATACAGTAAACAATATAACGAATATCGTGCATTGAAAAAAGAATTAGCGACAATTTCTATAGATGAGCAGTTAATGGCTCAGCGTATTGATTTGTATCAGTTCCAAATAAAAGAACTTGAAGATGCAAATTTAAAGCTAGGTGAAGAAGATGAGCTTCTTGATGAACGTCGACGTCTGATGAATTTTAATAAAATATTTGAGCGCTCAAGTGCTGCTTATGAAGCGATTCAAGGTGAAACAAAAGGTCTTGACTGGATCGGCACAGCAATGGGAGCATTAGATGATGCAGCGACGATTGATGAACAGTTTAAAGAGGCATCTGAGTCAGTAACAACTGCCTTTTACGCACTGCAAGATGCAGCATATCAAGTGAAAAACGTTTTAGATGAGCTAGAATTTGATCCAGCGCGCTTAAATGAAGTTGAGCAACGCCTTGCGCTGTTCCAAAACTTAAAGCGTAAATATGGCTCAACAGTCGAAGAAATGATTGCCTATTATGAAAAAATTAAAACTGAGCTAGGTGAGCTTTTAAATCGCGATGAAATTTTACAAGTAAAAGAACGGAAAGTACTTGAAATGGAAGTCATATTAGGCGAACTTGCAGAAGAACTATCACATGTTCGAAAAGAAGCGGCAAATGACTTAAGTGAAGCCATTATGGCAGAGCTACGTGAATTACATATGGAAAAAGCAAAATTTATTGTAAATTTTGATACTTTACCTTATTTTGATGTAAATGGTAAAGATCAAGTTGTATTTTATATTTCAACGAATGTCGGTGAACCACCTAAATCTTTACCGAAAATTGCTTCTGGTGGAGAACTATCACGTATGATGTTAGCCCTAAAGACAATTTTCTCATCTTCAAACGGTGTGACGTCCATCATTTTCGATGAAGTGGATACTGGTGTAAGTGGTCGAGTGGCGCAAGCAATTGCTGAAAAAATTGCAGCCATTTCGGTTAATTCTCAAGTGCTGTGTATTTCACATCTTCCACAAGTGGCAGCGATGGCCGATCATCATTACTTTATTAAAAAAGAGGTTGAACATGATCGTACATTTACATCATTAGCTGAAATTGATACCCATGCACGTATTGAGGAAGTAAGCAGAATGATGTCAGGTGCAGAAATTACCGAATTAACTTTACAGCATGCGACAGAATTGTTAAAGATGGCTAACGAACGAAAAAAACATATGCGCTAA
- a CDS encoding thiamine pyrophosphate-dependent dehydrogenase E1 component subunit alpha: MQDVQIKHEDLGLSTEDVVAMFETMLMARRLDERMWLLNRSGKIPFVISCQGQEAAQVGAAFALNKDIDYIAPYYRDMGVVLHFGMTPKELMLSAFAKAEDPNSGGRQMPGHFGQKKNRILTGSSPVTTQVPHAVGVALAGRLQKEDFITFVTLGEGSSNQGDFHEGANFAGVHKLPVIIMVENNQYAISVPVERQLGCAKVSDRGIGYGMPGVTVDGKCPLQVYKVVKEAAERARSGAGPSLIETVTFRLTAHSSDDDDRQYRTAEDIAEGKAKDPIVLFEKYLQDAGIMTESLRKEIEERIMAEVNEATDYAEAAPYAQPEDALKYVYAPVDGGDV, from the coding sequence ATGCAAGACGTTCAAATAAAACATGAAGATTTAGGTTTATCGACTGAAGATGTCGTTGCTATGTTCGAAACGATGTTAATGGCAAGAAGACTAGATGAGCGTATGTGGTTATTAAACCGCTCAGGTAAAATTCCATTTGTTATTTCTTGTCAAGGGCAGGAGGCAGCTCAAGTAGGAGCAGCCTTTGCACTAAATAAGGATATAGACTATATTGCACCATATTACCGAGATATGGGTGTTGTATTACATTTTGGAATGACACCAAAAGAGTTAATGTTATCAGCTTTTGCAAAGGCTGAAGACCCGAATTCGGGCGGCCGCCAAATGCCAGGGCACTTTGGCCAAAAGAAAAATCGCATTTTGACTGGTTCTTCGCCAGTGACAACACAAGTTCCACATGCAGTTGGTGTGGCGCTTGCAGGACGTTTGCAAAAAGAGGATTTTATTACCTTTGTCACATTAGGAGAAGGCTCTTCCAACCAAGGTGATTTTCATGAAGGTGCGAATTTTGCAGGAGTGCATAAGTTACCCGTCATCATAATGGTAGAAAATAATCAATATGCAATTTCAGTACCAGTAGAACGTCAATTAGGTTGTGCAAAAGTATCCGATCGTGGTATTGGCTATGGGATGCCTGGCGTTACAGTGGATGGTAAATGTCCATTACAGGTTTATAAGGTCGTTAAAGAGGCAGCAGAACGTGCACGTAGCGGTGCTGGTCCAAGTCTAATCGAAACGGTAACTTTCCGTTTAACTGCACACTCTTCAGATGACGATGATCGTCAATATCGAACAGCTGAAGATATTGCAGAAGGAAAAGCGAAGGATCCGATTGTATTATTCGAGAAGTATTTACAAGATGCTGGCATTATGACTGAATCTCTTCGAAAAGAAATAGAAGAGCGTATCATGGCTGAGGTGAATGAAGCAACGGATTATGCAGAAGCAGCACCGTATGCCCAACCAGAAGATGCCTTGAAATACGTATATGCACCAGTGGACGGAGGTGACGTGTAA
- a CDS encoding SpoIVB peptidase S55 domain-containing protein, whose product MNRRWRQFVILPMLIVLLFMPIQAFAAKKLIPMGEAIGIQLQLSHVFVAHDVLLASNQWMKGGAVIEKINDTTVKTLAEAKQAIARQGQQKWTIKSEGKEVTVDLQKQEAEHVISFLKDETDGVGTLTYIDPETSNYGALGHQIVDSTLQEAPVFRAGSIFLASIQQIRKSLPGQPGYKISSIEKHQERLGSIDKNTVYGIFGRWEDSYQQRLPKAIEIMHAKDIKMGHAEIYTAIEGSKVETFSIEITKVENERLEFIVSDEKLIEKTGGILQGMSGSPIIQDGRFVGAVTHMFVEEPKKGAAITVAEMLKKSS is encoded by the coding sequence ATGAATCGTCGTTGGCGTCAATTTGTCATTTTGCCTATGCTCATCGTTTTGTTATTTATGCCCATACAGGCTTTTGCGGCCAAAAAATTAATACCGATGGGCGAAGCAATTGGAATTCAACTTCAGTTATCACATGTCTTTGTTGCTCATGATGTGTTGTTAGCTTCCAATCAATGGATGAAAGGGGGCGCTGTTATTGAAAAAATAAATGATACAACAGTCAAAACACTTGCTGAGGCCAAGCAAGCAATTGCTCGTCAAGGGCAACAAAAATGGACGATAAAAAGTGAAGGTAAAGAAGTTACAGTTGACTTACAAAAACAAGAAGCAGAACATGTCATCTCTTTTTTAAAGGATGAAACAGATGGAGTAGGAACATTGACATACATTGATCCAGAGACATCAAATTACGGAGCGTTAGGCCATCAAATTGTCGATTCAACTCTTCAAGAAGCACCTGTCTTCAGAGCAGGCTCCATTTTTTTAGCATCCATTCAGCAAATCCGTAAAAGCCTACCTGGTCAACCTGGCTACAAAATATCCTCTATTGAAAAACATCAGGAAAGATTAGGTAGTATCGATAAAAATACGGTTTATGGAATATTTGGCCGTTGGGAAGATAGTTATCAACAAAGATTGCCAAAAGCCATCGAAATTATGCATGCAAAAGATATAAAAATGGGTCATGCTGAAATCTATACAGCCATTGAAGGCAGTAAAGTCGAAACATTTTCTATTGAAATTACCAAAGTGGAAAATGAAAGGCTTGAATTTATTGTCTCTGATGAGAAGCTCATTGAAAAAACAGGTGGAATTTTACAAGGTATGAGTGGTAGCCCAATCATACAGGACGGGCGTTTTGTTGGCGCTGTCACACATATGTTTGTAGAAGAACCGAAAAAAGGGGCAGCTATTACAGTGGCTGAAATGTTAAAAAAATCATCATGA
- a CDS encoding glycerophosphodiester phosphodiesterase: MYNALFIPVFAHRGASAYALENSFKAFEKALELGADGIELDIQLSKEGIPVVYHDPQLSRLVGSNKLVNECTIAELQNFKLGKPLRRLFSAYRIPTFDAVLAWANKQQLPLNIELKSTILDNKDALVQLLQGLILPKGSHFSSFHYELLEVVKHHAPHFETALIATKKLKWDLLCDYKAIDCVHMHKRYYKPQYLEACVTSSKTCRVYAIDGSEKYLTNPHSSVVGWITDFPDRVITVQQRQ; encoded by the coding sequence ATGTATAATGCATTGTTCATCCCTGTGTTTGCACATCGTGGGGCGTCTGCTTATGCTCTCGAAAACAGTTTCAAAGCTTTTGAAAAAGCATTAGAACTAGGCGCAGATGGGATTGAATTAGATATTCAGCTATCAAAAGAAGGAATTCCAGTTGTCTACCACGATCCGCAATTATCAAGATTAGTAGGCTCCAATAAATTGGTAAATGAATGTACGATAGCGGAACTACAAAACTTTAAATTAGGAAAGCCATTGAGAAGATTATTTTCAGCGTATCGGATTCCAACATTTGATGCAGTTTTAGCATGGGCAAATAAACAGCAGCTACCTCTTAATATCGAATTAAAATCGACCATTCTTGACAATAAGGATGCGCTCGTTCAATTGCTTCAAGGACTTATTTTACCTAAAGGTAGTCATTTTTCTTCATTCCATTATGAGCTATTAGAGGTTGTGAAACACCATGCGCCACATTTTGAAACTGCACTTATCGCTACTAAAAAATTGAAATGGGATTTGCTATGTGATTATAAGGCAATTGATTGTGTCCATATGCATAAAAGATATTATAAGCCGCAATATTTAGAGGCTTGTGTAACCAGTTCAAAGACTTGTCGTGTTTATGCGATTGACGGTAGTGAAAAATACTTGACGAATCCGCATTCATCTGTAGTTGGTTGGATTACAGATTTTCCTGATAGGGTAATTACCGTTCAGCAACGTCAATAA
- the lpdA gene encoding dihydrolipoyl dehydrogenase, whose translation MAQNYDVVILGGGTGGYVAAIRAAQLGLKTAIVERERLGGTCLHKGCIPSKALLRSAEVYRMANKTASEFGVDISGVTLQFNKVQARKQAIVEQLSQGVNTLMKKGKIDVYEGTGRILGPSIFSPMPGTISVEMLNGEENEMLVPTNVVIATGSKPRGMAGLTVDGKYIMNSDHALQMEELPSSLLIVGGGVIGIEWASMLCDFGVSVTVVEYGPSILPAEDADVVKEVTKQLESRGVRIVTNARLDLDSYKTENDNVFISAKLQDKEEHFTAEKLLLCVGREANIHGIGLENTDIEIDNGFIKVSDSYQTKESHMYAIGDVIGGLQLAHVASHEGLSAIEHIANGKKAPLDVLKVPKCVYSFPEVASIGLTESAAREQGYALKVGKFPFKAIGKALVNGDSDGFVKIIADEETDDILGIHMVGPHVTDLIGEASLAKLLDATPWEISQAIHPHPSLNEVLVESALAVDKRAIHF comes from the coding sequence ATGGCTCAAAATTATGATGTAGTTATTTTAGGGGGAGGGACAGGAGGCTACGTAGCAGCAATTCGGGCAGCACAATTAGGCTTGAAAACAGCTATAGTGGAACGTGAACGACTTGGTGGTACCTGTCTACATAAAGGCTGTATTCCTAGTAAGGCGTTACTTCGCAGTGCAGAAGTGTATCGTATGGCGAATAAAACGGCAAGTGAATTTGGTGTAGATATCTCTGGGGTTACATTGCAATTCAATAAAGTGCAAGCTCGCAAACAAGCAATTGTAGAGCAATTAAGCCAAGGTGTGAATACACTGATGAAAAAAGGCAAGATTGATGTATATGAAGGAACAGGGCGGATTTTAGGACCTTCTATTTTCTCACCGATGCCAGGTACGATTTCTGTTGAGATGCTAAATGGTGAAGAAAATGAAATGCTAGTTCCAACGAATGTTGTCATTGCAACAGGATCGAAACCGAGAGGAATGGCTGGGTTAACAGTGGATGGCAAATATATCATGAATTCTGACCATGCTTTGCAAATGGAGGAATTGCCATCGTCATTACTGATTGTCGGTGGTGGTGTAATTGGTATTGAATGGGCATCGATGCTATGTGATTTTGGAGTATCGGTAACAGTCGTGGAATATGGCCCATCAATTTTACCAGCAGAAGATGCAGATGTCGTAAAGGAAGTGACAAAGCAGCTTGAAAGTCGTGGCGTACGTATTGTAACAAATGCACGCTTAGATTTAGATAGCTATAAAACTGAAAATGATAACGTTTTCATTTCAGCGAAGCTTCAAGATAAAGAAGAACATTTCACGGCAGAGAAATTGTTGCTATGTGTTGGACGTGAAGCAAATATACATGGTATCGGATTAGAAAACACAGACATTGAAATAGACAACGGCTTTATTAAAGTAAGCGATTCTTATCAAACGAAAGAATCACATATGTATGCCATTGGGGATGTTATAGGTGGGTTACAGTTAGCACATGTTGCCTCCCATGAAGGATTGTCTGCGATTGAACATATTGCAAATGGAAAAAAAGCGCCGTTAGATGTATTGAAGGTGCCAAAATGTGTATATTCCTTCCCAGAAGTAGCTAGTATTGGTTTAACGGAAAGTGCTGCCCGCGAACAGGGATATGCATTAAAGGTGGGCAAATTCCCATTTAAAGCAATAGGAAAAGCGCTTGTCAATGGAGATTCAGATGGCTTTGTTAAAATAATAGCAGATGAAGAAACGGATGACATTTTGGGTATTCATATGGTGGGGCCACATGTAACGGATTTAATAGGAGAGGCGTCATTAGCAAAATTATTGGACGCGACTCCTTGGGAAATTAGTCAAGCAATCCACCCACATCCATCACTAAATGAAGTGTTAGTAGAATCTGCCTTAGCTGTTGATAAGCGGGCTATCCATTTTTAA